Proteins from one Panicum virgatum strain AP13 chromosome 7K, P.virgatum_v5, whole genome shotgun sequence genomic window:
- the LOC120639975 gene encoding uncharacterized protein LOC120639975, translated as MVNPGKVPIFEETDYDYWKIRMRAYLQSQGSEVWEICEDPTYVILPQRVTPVEKERHEANCKALNALISALARPEFEHVSDCRIARELWNQLQNFHEGKNQGIQAYTDHDKAMKLIYALDQKVWEVKVQTTIESASYETLTVDEVFSKLKATEVEKLSRARMDGIQDSSTPKSIALKKSSKEEPDYPRCEHREYREHKHHHSHKKGGGCSKLHFEWKKNIIGKYKGKQAFITQSEDSTSSSSQYSVTSSSSSDSDSDCGARKGKKKVAEGFTGLKLIADLEAAKLALEVARLVPVASDELEEKECDGYVVLTVDLAKLRSKYDKNLLKLKEGQKALDELKSWPTLLGACKECPALREELMEKSAALRKLEKSSIPIIPDCTAYPTLIIELEVARMGKTHVEEENTHLRVILSSVSALEPQLGMIVQQFKCADGVGVGFAFTPADYTHSYGKITEEFAPKPSEPIEPSSSTVPTAPTAPTTNPECMRDGVFQEPPKASPKPQVWIPKPNYLRNPLDTLPPSDDMTLDAGELGNIWFMDSTYSCHMTGSHKWFSSLTPMKEKEYIIFGDNGKGKLLDDGYEVNFNSGSSHELDA; from the exons ATGGTGAATCCTGGCAAAGTCCCCATCTTCGAAGAAACTGACTATGACTACTGGAAAATTCGTATGCGTGCATACCTCCAGAGTCAAGGTTCAGAAGTTTGGGAGATTTGCGAGGACCCGACCTATGTCATCCTTCCTCAGCGTGTCACACCGGTTGAGAAAGAGCGACATGAGGCTAACTGCAAGGCTCTCAATGCCTTGATCTCTGCTTTGGCCAGACCTGAGTTTGAGCACGTGAGTGATTGTCGTATCGCTCGTGAGCTCTGGAACCAGTTGCAGAACTTCCATGAAGGGAAGAACCAG GGCATCCAGGCCTACACTGATCATGACAAGGCCATGAAGTTAATATATGCCTTGGATCAAAAGGTTTGGGAGGTGAAGGTCCAGACTACAATTGAGTCTGCTTCTTATGAGACCCTCACCGTGGACGAGGTCTTCAGCAAACTGAAGGCTAcagaggtggagaagctctctcgaGCTCGCATGGATGGCATCCAAGATTCCTCCACCCCCAAGTCCATTGCCCTT AAGAAGAGTTCCAAGGAGGAGCCGGACTACCCCAGGTGTGAGCACCGTGAGTACCGCGAGCACAAGCACCACCACTCTCACAAGAAGGGTGGTGGTTGCTCCAAGCTGCACTTCGAGTGGaagaagaacatcatcggcaagTACAAGGGCAAGCAGGCATTCATCACTCAGAGCGAGGACAGCACGTCGTCCTCCAGCCAGTACTCGGTGACCTCTTCCAGCTCCAGCGATTCTGACTCCGACTGTGGCGCCAGGAAGGGCAAGAAGAAGGTTGCGGAGGGCTTCACCGGCTT GAAACTCATTGCTGACCTTGAGGCGGCCAAGCTTGCGTTAGAGGTTGCTAGGTTGGTTCCAGTAGCGAGTGACGAGCTTGAGGAGAAGGAGTGCGATGGCTACGTTGTGCTCACGGTAGATCTTGCAAAGCTTAGGAGCAAGTATGACAAGAACTTGCTCAAGCTCAAGGAGGGCCAGAAGGCCTTGGACGAGCTCAAGTCCTGGCCTACCCTCTTGGGTGCTTGTAAGGAGTGCCCAGCGCTTAGAGAGGAGCTTATGGAGAAGAGTGCTGCTTTGAGAAAGTTGGAGAAGTCTAGCATCCCTATTATTCCTGACTGTACTGCCTACCCCACCTTGATTATTGAGCTTGAGGTGGCGCGCATGGGCAAGACCCATGTTGAGGAGGAGAACACTCACCTTCGGGTGATTCTCAGTTCGGTGTCTGCGCTAGAGCCTCAGTTGGGGATGATTGTGCAGCAGTTTAAGTGCGCTGACGGGGTTGGGGTTGGTTTTGCTTTTACTCCTGCCGATTACACTCACTCCTATGGCAAGATCACTGAGGAGTTTGCACCCAAGCCTAGTGAGCCTATTGAGCCTTCTTCTTCGACAGTTCCCACAGCTCCTACGGCTCCTACTACCAACCCAGAATGTATGAGGGATGGAGTGTTCCAAGAACCACCCAAAGCTTCACCCAAGCCTCAAGTGTGGATTCCAAAACCCAACTACCTCAGGAATCCACTTGACACACTCCCTCCTAGTG ATGACatgacactg GATGCCGGGGAGCTAGGGAACATATGGTTCATGGACTCCACTTATTCGTGCCACATGACCGGTAGtcacaaatggttctccagcctcaccccgatgaagGAGAAGGAATATATCATCTTTGGGGACAACGGCAAGGGTAAG CTTCTCGATGATGGGTATGAAGTGAATTTCAATAGTGGATCTTCTCATGAGCTTGATGCTTAG